The Mucilaginibacter rubeus genomic interval CTTCTGATCATGGGGCCTGTAACAACTGTCCAGCAAGGTCCTGATAGCCGTGTAATAGAGTTCCTGGCCGTACACCGCGGGATGTAGATCTTTGAAATCCCAATCCCAGGAAAATTCATGATTGTGGATCCTGTCCGCTACTTCTTTTGCCAGGTTGACCGATGGCAGACCATAACGGTCAGCGACCAGTTCATGGTTTTGAACCTGCACCGGTATCTTTCCATTGCTGTAATCATGAAGCTTGTCCGGGTCAGCGAAAGACATCAGTACAATATCCATCACCGGATTACTTTTTCTGGCATGCCTTACGATCCCTTCCAGCGCCCGGACCTCGGTAAGACTGTCAAGCCCGTTGACCCGGTCGTTCACGGCCGCCTCTACGAACATCAGGTCCACTTTTCCCGAATCAAGTACGTCCTGTTTCAACCTGAAAGCGTGCGGCACACTGCCGAGCGAAGGGATCCCCGCCTGGATAAAATGGAACGCGGTTTCCGGAAACCTTTCCCTTAGATAACGGCTTATTTTTTCCCGCCAGCCAGGATTGAATGTTATCGATCCACCTAAAAAAGCAACGGTCGCGTTTTTTTTTGCTTCAAACACCTTAAGGCTGTTATCGAGCCCCCCTCGCCTGTTAAAATAATCGCTGTGGGGCAAGCGCGGCCTCACCGGGTAGCTGTATCGAACGATCATATCCGCCCAGCGCGTGGGTTCAGGGATGGGAAAATGATGCCCGCTAAGCTCCTGCGGCCCGTCTGTTACGGGACTGATCATCATGGAGCCCCCGGCAGCGTTATACCGCGCGGCCAGAACATAAGTATTCTCAGAATTGGGTACGATCCGGTCATCAGGACCGATCACATGTATGACCGGCACCTTAAAAGCCGCTAACCCCTCAAGATTATCCACAGGATTATCTTTATAGGCCATTGCCTGGGATTCAGTCATATGGTATATTCCGAGTAATTGCTGCCAAAGTTTCTGATCGCCCTGTCCCGACATCTTCCCCCCTGGCCAGCTTTTGATATCGCAAACCGGCGCTTCATTGTATATGCAGCTGATCTTATCCGGGTTGCGTTTGGCCCAGCCATAAACATACAAACCGCCCCGGCTGACGCCTTCCAGACAAACCTGGGCGGCAAACCGTTTTTCATTCACCAGATAATCGTAAAACCTGTCCCAGACCTGTAATGCGGCGGGGCTGCCGTATTGGTCGTCGACATTCACATAGGCCACGTGGAATCCCTTTGCAAGCAATAAGCTGTCAATATCAGTATGCCAATCCGGAAAGGAGGCCCGCCAGATCCATGGATTACCGGGAAGCGGCTTTACCGGACTTACATAATAAGCATGATATTCGCCGATATTCAGGTTAAACCTGGTAAACCCCTTCCAGGTATCTGTCCTCCCGTAATTTAACACGTAATCCCGTGCCCGGGGGCCGGTGGTTCTCTCCTGGGATTGCTGAGCCCGGGCCGCGGAGAAAAACATGAATATAAAAGATACAGCACAAATATTTTTCAAGATCATAGTATAAAATAAAGGATAATAGGATCAATTGCCGGACGCCCGGAAAGCATAATCATGTCCTGCCTGCGTTTTAAAACTATAGCTGAATGCTCCGTCAGTTCCAGGCAGGCCGGTTTTCAGACCATCTCCCCTGATCGCTGAAGGCACTCTTATGCTGCAATCCCCCCCTACTTTGGAGCTGATCACCAACTCGGTTACCTTTCCCTTTCTCCAGCTGAGCTTTTTAACAACAAAGCCTCCCCTTGCGCAAAGACCGGTTACTGTTCCACTGTTCCGCCAGGCCCCGGGTAGCGCCGGCAGCAACTGGATATCCCCGGTCTGGCTCTGGACAAGCATCTCACTTATCCCTGCAGTGTAACCCAGGTTCCCGTCTATCTGGAACGGCGGGTGCGCACAGAGCAGGTTAGCATAAACACCTCCCCCCTCATCGTAATTGACACCCGCGTTTCCGGCAAGATTGATAAAGTTGTGTATGATCTTGTGCGCGTGTTCCCCTTCCTGCAGCCTGGCCCAGAAATTGATCTTCCACGCCATGGACCAGCCGGTAGATTCGTCACCTCTTGCCAGCAGGCTGATTTTGGCAGCCCGCGCCAGTTCCGGCGTCCGGAGCATGCTGATGCTCCTTCCGGGATGCAGTCCAAAAAGATTGGAGGAATGCCGATGTTTGTCTTGCGGATCATCGCGGTCCGTTTCCCATTCCTGCAGTTGCCCCCATCGCCCGATCCTGGGCTTAAGAAGATGAGCGCGCATATCGGCAATGCTGTCACGATATAGCTTGTCCACACGCAGAACGGTCGCGGCCTCTATATAATTACCGAACAGATCATCGACGATAGCCTGATCGTAAGTCACGCCATCTTCTGTCGGACCATGTTCCGGAGACCATCCCAATGGGGAGACCAGCGTTCCGTCAGGGCGCCGTTTCAGATGGTCATCCCAGAACTGGGTGATCTCTTTCAGGATAGGATATGCAAATTGACGCAGATAAACCGTATCCTTCGTGAACGCGTAATGTTCCCATATCCCCTGCGCGTACCAGGCACTTCCAGGTGTATTCCAGGTAAAACTGGAACCACCGAAAATGTTATTTTCCGTCTTGACCGTCCATCCCCTTACCCCGGGATACGCTTTTAACGTACTTTCTCGTTTTACTTCTCTTATACTATTGATATAGTCCAGGTAGGGAAAATCACATTCCGGCAAATTGGTCGGTTCGGCCGGCCAGTAGTTCATTTCGATATTGATATTGGAGTGGTAATCGCTTCGCCATGGGGGATTTTTGCTGTCATTCCATATGCCCTGCAAATTAGCTGGCAGGCCTCCCTTTCGTGACGCGCTGATCAACAGATATCTTCCATACTGGAACAGCAAAGCTTCGAGCCCGGGATCGGGGTTCGTTCTATACCTTTTTACCCGTTCCGGTGTCGTGACCGAAGCGGTCCTGGCCGCATCATCACCGAGGTCCAAGGAAACGCGGGAGAAAAGCTTTCGGTAATCGTTAAGATGCTCCGAAAGCAATTGATCATAGCTTTTTGAAAGGGCTGCTTTTAAAACCCGGTTCACTTTTACACGGGGATCCTCCCCCCGCCATCGTTGCGCACGCAGATTGCTGAAATCAGTCGCGGCAGTTAAAATGATCGTAAAAGAGGAAGGGCTCTCTATCCGAAGTTGCCGGACTCCGTCGGCACCCGCTGTTATCTTTAACCGGCCGTTATCGGCCTTAACAGCAGCGGCTGCAAAATAGGAAAGCCCGTTTTCCAGTTTTCCGCCGAACTGTAGCATGTTCCCCTCTGCGAAGGTCCCCGAACCATGGGCATCTTTTAATGTAAGCGTCACAGCCGAAGGATGATCCTGACTTGTTGAGAACCGCAGAACGGTAACTTTCGCGGGAAAACTGCAAAAATAGGTACGACTGAAACTGGCTCCCTCGCCCTTGTAACCGATGTGCTGTACAGCGTCGGATAAGTCAAGCTCCCGACGGTATTGCTGCACCGTTGTCGGAGCACTTTCAAAATCGATCAAAAGATCGCCAAAGGGCTGGTATGCCCCTGTTTCGTTTTCATCTCCCGTCCAAAGGCTGCTTTCATTGAATTGGATACGCTCCTGCTTTACACCACCGAACGCCATCCCCCCCATACGCCCGTTTCCCATCGGGTAAGCTTCCGTCATCCATACGTTCGCTGGCTTGTTGTCCCAGATGACAGGAGCTCCGGACGGAGATGAAGGGCCCGGTCGCTGCGCGTATACCTGGCAACAGATCAGTTGTAATATAAATACTGCTTGAATAGTCCGGCTTTTTAACATTTGATCATATAAAAATAAAAAAGAAGCCCCCCAATTTACTGAGGGGTTCTTAAAAAATAAGTGCTAATTCAGCATACTGGCCCAGAAGGTTATCTGGCTCATATTCACGTTCCGGTTATCGCCGTTCGCGTTATGCAGTACCCTTATGCGGATATAACGCGCCGGAGCCACGTTGGCATCAAAATCAACCTTGAAAGGGGCTGCCCCGTCATCGTTCCGCTTAACTTCCTTTAAAAGTTTCCATCCCTTTGAGATCGCTTCGGCTGTCCATCCCGGGTCATTCGAAGCTTTCGTCGTAGCGGCATTGGTAATATCTGTGATACCCCAAACTTCGAAATCATCCGGATTATTACAACAGTTCCGTCCGATCTCTTCGATAGACGTGAGATGCTTGTAGACGCGTCCCATATCGAATGTTATGGTTCTCGGCAGGTAATCATGATCATCGCTGTGGAAGATGTTCGGATAAGCCTGCGGCGTCGTACTGCCGTTCCATAGGTTTGAAACTTTTGTATCTCCACTGTACAAACCCATGTCATTGGGCAGCGGCGACTCCTTGAACAGCGACTTGTCACATTGTATGATACTGTTAATAGTCGGAAACACATCATTTTTTTGCGCTTTGAACACATCCAGCGCATTCCTTACCGGTATATAAGATGAATTATAGGTGATCGGTGTACCGATCCTGTAATCTTTGATCGTAATGGAAGTGCTGTCTCCGCTGAGTACCTTTTGTACGCTTTCACCGTTCTTGTCCGTATAACTGATAGTCGTCCCGACATTGATGGTATCCGGGGTGATAAAGTTCAGTTTGAGATAACCGTCATCGGTAAAAGTATAGGGGGTTGTCGCGTCATATCCCCTGTTCAGCAACGTAGCGGTATAGATAGGACCATATACCTTGGCATTGTTGACCTCATACGGAATGGACTTATTCCCTTTGGCATCAAAAGAATATATCGTAAATGAATAGGTGTATTCTGCCAGATTATTGATCACTGTGCTGACCGAATCTGTTTTGGAATCCGTATTTACGACTACAGAATCCGCGTTGTTGTTGTAATACACGACATATTTGACGATACTTGGATCCGAGCTGGCTTTCCACTTCAGACCAAGCCTGAGGTTCCCCGACTGAACGATCGCCCCCTGCGCGGCACCTGTGTAAACAACTTCGTGATCACCAAGGAATTTCTTGTAATCTTTAGCATGATCTTTCTGACATCCATACCAGGTGGCCAGCACCGTACAGCAGAATAAAACAAACAATATCTTTTTCATCTTCTTGAGTTATTGAGGTTGGCCATATAGTGAAATTTCCAGGAACAGGGCAAAATTACCGCCCGACCAGGTTTCTCTTGCCGCGAAACGCAGATAGCGGGCAGGAGGGGCAGACAGCGGGAAGTTAAAGTTTACGCCGGCTGCGACAAAAGCATTATCGGCAGAGTTATGGGCAAGCGGGGGCAGGCCCGATGGTGGGTCCGGGAATTTGAAATTGCCCATGTTCACCCAATCGCCAACCACTGTGCCTACAGGTGAGGCCAACGGTAACTGTACGTCTTTCGGACGGTCCACATTAGAGCCCCAGATAGTAAATAACTTAGGATTGCCATGGCCAAAAGAGAATTTCAGATCGGAATCTGATTTTTCATACAGGATGAACCTGCTCATTTTATAGCTCCTTCCCACATCCCAGCTGCCAACATACGGCGCAGGTGCCGCACCGGGCTCGGTACTCCAGCCACTAGAACTTGGATTGATATTATTGTCCCATATATTGGATAAGATCCAGCCAAAGCCGATCTTGGAGTCGGATGCGAGTTGATAAGTACTGAACTTACTTTTATCGAGCAATTCTTCAGGCAACGGAGTTAATGTTTTGGATAACGTATCAGAAATATTGCCGAAACGATCGGTAACGTATACACCAAAGTTTTGCGGCTCTGATTTGTAACCCCGCACCGAATAGTCAACAGTATCCAGCTTGGTATAGTGCTGATCCTGCACCTCCATGGCCTTGGTAGTTTGGTCCAAACCAGTCAATATCACGCCTACTTCGGCTTTCAGCGGATTTAAGGACTGGATATTAACGCCTCCGAAATCAGCCTGTAGATTCAGCTGGTCCCTGATCAGCAAATAGGGAGGCGTCTTCGGATGTACTGTAACCTTGACCGCATCAGACATTACATTCGACCGGGATACAGCATACAACGTAACTTCGTAATCCGCTTCCTTTGCAAAGCCTTCTACATTAACCGTGTCTGTATAATAGGAAGCTTTCGTCTCCCGGGAAACACCGTTCCTGATCTGGTACTTGGCCAGCACGTATAGCAGGTTATCAGACTTGGGAAGCGTGTAGGTAATATGTGCCCCTCCATTGTAGTTATCTATTTTGACATTGGTGATCACACCAGGTTTGGTGCCATCCTTGGATATAGGCATCCTGTCGCCATCATCGCGTTTACAGGATGTTATAAAGGCTACTGCCAGGCTAAAAAGCATGAACAGGTAATGGTTCAAATATTTTTTCATTTTCTTATTGTTCTAAACAGCTTACCATCCTAAATTTTGCACCAGGTTATTATTGACCAGTAAAGCGTAGTCATGTATCGGCCACAGATAGCCGCGGACATTGAATACGGGAGTTACTATAGTGGTCGGACGATAGAAATTTATCGGGTCCTTTTCGTACACATTCCATCCCTGCATAGGCTTGCTCAGTACAGATTGCAATTCTTTCCAACGACGGAGATCCCATCCCGGCTCGCACTCAAATGCCAATTCAATCCTCGTCTCTTGGTGAATGATCTGACGCATGCCATCCTGCGAGGTATATTTGGTTGGGTTCCTGGAATATTTGCTCCAGGCATCGACAACTCCGGGAAGTCCTGCACGTGTCCTTACTTTGTCCAGCCACGGCGTAACCTCATTAGCAGGTTTTCCCTGTTCATTAAGCGTTTCGGCGTAAAGCAGGTACAAACCGGCCAGACGTATCAAAGGAAGCCGGAAATCCACCACGGTATTACCATCGTCCTGTACGGTCTGATAGTTCACGAGCTTTTTTGGCCAGCAGGAAGTGACATTGATCCTGATGTTATCTGTCGGGCCAGCCAGGGAACTACTTCCCCTTCCCTGTACGTAGTATAAAGTTTCCTGGTTCACCATACCATTGCCGAACCAGATCCCGCCATCGAACCCCAAGTCAGCATAGAACCTCGGTTCACGGTCAAAATGGGCTTTTACAGTCGTGTAGCCATTCCCGATGTAAAAACGGCTGGCGTAGTCGCCCGTTCTCAGGTCATAACGGTTATTATAATCGAAAGTATTATCCTCATTGATGGGCACACCATTTTTGGTATAGAACAGCTCCTGCTCTGAGATAGGCACAGCAAAGGTTCCGGGAAAAGAAGGATTTGCCGCTGCCTTTGCGGTAAGCCTTGGCGTACAGTTCGGCTGGTTTTTAAAGGTCGGGTTCAATGCCCATACGATCTCCGTATTCAGCTCCCATTTTTCGGTTATCGCGGTCTGCAGGTCAAGTACTGTCGTCAATGAATCTGAAAGTTTCCCGATGGCCGAGGTTGGTATAAATTTATGAAGGGCGTTACCGTTCGCTTCGGCACTGTTGATGGCTGCTAATGTGGCGGTGGCCGCCTTGTCCCATTTCGTCCCGTCGTAGGTCGAGTTGAACAAAGCCTGCCCGTCCTTGTTCTTAATACTGCTATAATCTGGGTTTCCGTTAAATAGCGGACTGGCGGCGGTAGCCAGGATCTGTGCTTTGACCGACAGCGCGATCGGCTGCGTGATCCGGCCCAGTTCTTTGGCCTGGTTTAAAATAACTTTAGGCAGGTCCGGGGTAGCCTGATCAAGCAGCCGCACCATGTAATTTACAACAGAGTCTACCGGCGCTCTTTTTACCTTAACGGCTTCTTCCGAACTATTGATAGGCAAGTTTACATCGGTGATCGGAATGGGACCATACAAACGGAACAGATAAAAATGATAATAAGCTTTGAGGAATTTGACCTCTGCGATCCATCTCTTTTTTTCGTCTGCAGTGAGGTCCACAGGCTTATCGATGTTCTCGAGCATGGTATTGCAGCGCCTCAAAGCCGTAAACAGTGCCTGCCCCCCGTTATAGCCGTCCCAGTAATCCAAACCTGGGTTCGCCGAATTTTGGGTGCCCCTGATCAGGTTAAAACCTGTTGGGTCGATACCCTGGTTATCGGTGAGCGTATTCGGGAATATTACTTCCCCGGATGTCGTAAAACCCGGGTCGAACTGCGGGTAAACCAATTGCTGAAGTGTAGAATAGCAGGAGAAAAGATAGTTTTCCGCCTCGTTCCTGTTCCGGAAGGCATAATCGATCGTCCCTACATTATCGGGCGTTACGTCCAGGTACTTCTTGCAGGAAAAAATGCAGGAAGTCAGGATGCAGATGTATATGATTTTATAATATGATTTCATATGAATAAGCTTAGAGATTAACATTCAGACCCACGTTAAATACTTTTTGGACCGGATAGGCGAACGCATTACCGCCTTGCTCCGGATCCCACAACTTGAATGGGCTCCAGGTGATGAGGTTCAACCCGTTAAAATACACCCTCAGTTTTTTGACATTGATCGCCTTTGCGAACCTCGATGGCAGACTGTAACCGATCTCTGCCGATTTAAGCCTCAGGAAACTGCCGTCACGTAACCACCAGGTACTGCTTTGCCTGTTATTCTCGATCACAGCGCCGTCCGGCCCGAGACGCGGATACAGGGCGTACAGATTTTGGTTATCTTCTGACCAGTGATCATCAGCATAAGCTTTCAGCAATTGCGTATTCCCGTTAAAATACGAATCCGGGCTCTTGATAAAAGGAGCCGTACGCTGAGGGTCGATCATAAAGGAAACCTTGGCCTGCCCCTGGAAAAAGCCCGACAGGTCAAATGCCTTGTAAGATGCTGAGATACCAAAGCCATACACGATCTGGGGAACTGTAGGGTTTCCGATAAAGGTCATATCAGCCCCGTCAATTTTGCCGTCGCCGTTCAGGTCCCGGTATTTGATATCACCGCCCATAGGAGCAAAACCATTGGTACTGAAAACCTGTGACGGCGAGTTCTTAGCTTCCTGGTCATCAACGAACAGGCGTTCTGCCACGTAACCCATGTAACGGTTAAGCGGCTGCCCTACATTGTAGCGGTAAGGTTCCTTCCAGTCAGGCTCCTCGTATTGCGTGAATTTATTGGCAGAATAAGTAAAATTAGCACGCATCCCCAGCGAGAAGTTCTTGCCGATGTTCTGATGACCGTCTACGGAAATATCGATACCTTTTGAATTTACCTTTCCAAGATTCGCTGCAATACCGGCTTCAAGCCCCATGGTCGTAGGGATGGAAGAGCGGTTCTGAAGAATATTGTATTTGTTATTATTATATACTTCCGCGATCACATTGAAATTTTTCATGAATGTGAACTCGATGCCCAGGTTGGTCTGCTTCGAGGTTTCCCAGGTCACATCGTCGTTTTCATAATTATTGACCCTGACGCCATTGCGGCCATAACCGTTATTTATTCCGAAATAAGCCGAATTTCCTCCGTTGAGGTTGACATCGGACAGATAAAAGAACCGGCGGTTGCTGATCTGGTCATTCCCGACCAGACCGTAACTTGCCCTCAATTTGAAGCGATCGAACACGTTGTACAGATCACCCCAGAATTTCTCCTCGGAAATGATCCAGGAACCACCGATGGTCGGGAAAAAACCGAACCTGTGCGTGTCGAAGAAACGCTCTGATCCGTTATACCCGAAGTTGAACTCTAAAAAGTATTTACTTTTATAAGAGTAGGTTGCGCGACCGGCCAGTGTCTGGTTACGGTAAGGAAGTGAATACTGAAGATCATAGGTATTCGTCTGCGGGTTGATATTATTGGAATACAATTGCTGTTGCCTGGTAGCGATCAGTGAAGCACTGATATTATGGTTTTTCGCTATGCTCCGGTTATAATCCACCACCCCCTGCAGGTAAATGAACGTCTGCATATTGTCAGAGTTCGAATCCCGGTTATACGACAAGTATTCCTGCGCCTGGTTTGGCAATGAATTGATCCAGTTCAGGGTATAAGTGTTGGATAATTTATCATAGGTCTGGATGTTGTAATAAAAAGGATTATAGTAATAAGTGGACTTATAATAGGAATACCTGTTGGTGCTGAATATGCCATGAAAATTTAAACCGGAGGTCAAAAAATCAAGGTTCTGATTCAGTTCCAACTGAGCAAGTAATCTCGATTCGGAAAAATTCTGGTGGCCGGAAAGCAAATTGGCGTATGGGTTTATATAGGTCGTACTGCCATCATTGGCGGTAGCGTTGGGAACATTGCCGAATAATATATGCTTTGTTTTAAGGTTCGCCGAGTCCGGCTGATAGTAGGCCGGAAAATCAACCGGGCTCGTGTGCATCACAAGGTTGTACAGGTCGGTAGAAAGGGAAGCGTCGTTCGTACGGGGCCCGTTATACTCGTTAAAATTTCCCGACAAACGAACGATCAGTTCCGTTTTCGGCGTCACATTGATGTTCACATTCGAACGCAGCTGATAATTCTGAAATTTAACATTGTTGTTATTGTTATTCCGGATATCTGTACGCAGTATACCATTATCATTACTATATGAACCGGCCACATAATACCGGGCCACACCACCGCCTCCCTGCAGGCTGAGATCAGCACGCTGAGTGCTTGTCCTTTTTTTGAACAGCATGTCCAGCCAGTTAACCGCAGGATAAACATACTCATTACTGCCCGGGGCATGTGCCAGGGTAGCCTGCGTATTGGTGATCTTATTTTGCGTATAAGGCAATGGATTAAGCGGATAACGTGTCCGGGTAGCCTCATTAAAGAGGTTCATGTATGTGATCGGATCGGCCAGCGTGAGGTTTTTAACCGATTGTGAAGATGAGTTTTCGATCCGGGCATTGATCTGGGCCTTACCAACCTTCCCTTCCTTCGTTTTCACCAGGATCACACCGTTGCCGCCGCGTGCGCCATATAATGCGGTCGCACTTGCATCCTTCAGTATGGAAAAGCTCTCGATATCGTCAACGTTCAGCCGGGCAAGATCCGAGGCTGTAAGCTCAACGTTATCGATCAGGATCAGCGGACTTTGCTTATAGCCGAATGTCGTAACCCCTCTTATAAAAAAATTAGAATTGTCGGCACCGGGCTGCCCGCTGGGCTGGTAGGCGATCAGGCCCGCTACCTGTCCGGCAAGCGCGTTGGTGAGGTTACTCGCGGGTACTTTCAGGTTCCCCGGCTTTACCGTAGTCACGGACCCTACGATGGCCTCGCGGGTCTGCTTCCGGTTGTAGGCCGTCACAACCACATCGTCAAACTGGCTTTTTGCTTCGGTCAGCACAATTCTATAAACTTTTTGAGAAGCGGAAACGGTGATCTGACGCGAGATAAAACCAACATAACTGATCTTGAGCGATATACCGGCCTCTACGTCCAGGACGAACTTACCATTGGCATCCGTGCTGGTACTGTTCCCTTTCTTTTCCACAGGTATGATATTCGCGCCCACGATCGCTGTTCCGAGGGAGTCTACTACAGAACCTGTTATCGTTATTTTAGATTGGGCAGCAGCCCTGTTCAACCCGCAAAGCATTCCCAGCAGGATAATGATGAGGGCCGGCTTCCAATGAACATGGAGGCTTTGGGGTACAATAAAGTACCGCGTTAATTCGTAAAACTTTCGCATATGAATGAAGTATAATTGGTTGCAATAAATTACTGATACAGAGAATGATCAGAGCGAACACGCGCTGTGTTATAAACTGTATGTTTTACAGTTTTTCATTCAGGCAAAAAAAAACCGCGAAACATCCGGGTTCTTTGGATCCGCAAACTTTTGTATGTAAACTTCTTGATTGGCCGGGCCTGGAACACCCTTGAGCAGAGTAAATTTCTTCCATAGTTTAAGGTTAATTTTGTTGATTAATTGGTTCTGTAAAACTA includes:
- a CDS encoding SusC/RagA family TonB-linked outer membrane protein, coding for MRKFYELTRYFIVPQSLHVHWKPALIIILLGMLCGLNRAAAQSKITITGSVVDSLGTAIVGANIIPVEKKGNSTSTDANGKFVLDVEAGISLKISYVGFISRQITVSASQKVYRIVLTEAKSQFDDVVVTAYNRKQTREAIVGSVTTVKPGNLKVPASNLTNALAGQVAGLIAYQPSGQPGADNSNFFIRGVTTFGYKQSPLILIDNVELTASDLARLNVDDIESFSILKDASATALYGARGGNGVILVKTKEGKVGKAQINARIENSSSQSVKNLTLADPITYMNLFNEATRTRYPLNPLPYTQNKITNTQATLAHAPGSNEYVYPAVNWLDMLFKKRTSTQRADLSLQGGGGVARYYVAGSYSNDNGILRTDIRNNNNNNVKFQNYQLRSNVNINVTPKTELIVRLSGNFNEYNGPRTNDASLSTDLYNLVMHTSPVDFPAYYQPDSANLKTKHILFGNVPNATANDGSTTYINPYANLLSGHQNFSESRLLAQLELNQNLDFLTSGLNFHGIFSTNRYSYYKSTYYYNPFYYNIQTYDKLSNTYTLNWINSLPNQAQEYLSYNRDSNSDNMQTFIYLQGVVDYNRSIAKNHNISASLIATRQQQLYSNNINPQTNTYDLQYSLPYRNQTLAGRATYSYKSKYFLEFNFGYNGSERFFDTHRFGFFPTIGGSWIISEEKFWGDLYNVFDRFKLRASYGLVGNDQISNRRFFYLSDVNLNGGNSAYFGINNGYGRNGVRVNNYENDDVTWETSKQTNLGIEFTFMKNFNVIAEVYNNNKYNILQNRSSIPTTMGLEAGIAANLGKVNSKGIDISVDGHQNIGKNFSLGMRANFTYSANKFTQYEEPDWKEPYRYNVGQPLNRYMGYVAERLFVDDQEAKNSPSQVFSTNGFAPMGGDIKYRDLNGDGKIDGADMTFIGNPTVPQIVYGFGISASYKAFDLSGFFQGQAKVSFMIDPQRTAPFIKSPDSYFNGNTQLLKAYADDHWSEDNQNLYALYPRLGPDGAVIENNRQSSTWWLRDGSFLRLKSAEIGYSLPSRFAKAINVKKLRVYFNGLNLITWSPFKLWDPEQGGNAFAYPVQKVFNVGLNVNL